One window of Halorussus sp. MSC15.2 genomic DNA carries:
- a CDS encoding lysylphosphatidylglycerol synthase transmembrane domain-containing protein: MDVDLGDARSVLVGFGAGAVVLVALYSLVGLEDVASALSRADPWLVASVCVVAVGWLFAWAMALRTVLSVIAVEVSVWRAFLLFAGATFANNVTPFGQAGGEPFSALLVSRTTGTEYENGLAAVASVDTLNFVPSITFALVGVGYYGTQFTAGDRVELAALALVALALGVPILASLGWRNRYRVSEFVVSAAVPVGRTLGRVVPGVAPPDETEIRGQIEGFFAALERVGGDHHKLALALSFSALGWLLLSVSLWLSLLALGHAVPFAAALFIVPLGSVASITPLPGGLGGVESALILLIVPITGVDAGTAAAAAVLHRGATYLLPVLLGGSATAMLEADNVHESASD; encoded by the coding sequence ATGGACGTAGACCTCGGAGACGCGCGTTCGGTACTCGTCGGGTTCGGCGCTGGTGCTGTCGTCTTAGTGGCGCTCTACTCGCTGGTCGGACTGGAGGACGTGGCGTCGGCGCTCTCACGGGCCGACCCGTGGCTGGTCGCGTCGGTCTGCGTCGTGGCGGTCGGATGGCTGTTCGCGTGGGCCATGGCGCTCCGGACCGTCCTCTCGGTCATCGCGGTCGAGGTGTCGGTCTGGCGGGCGTTCCTGCTGTTCGCCGGGGCGACGTTCGCGAACAACGTTACCCCGTTCGGGCAGGCGGGCGGCGAACCCTTCAGCGCATTGCTGGTCTCACGGACGACCGGGACCGAGTACGAGAACGGACTGGCGGCGGTCGCAAGCGTGGATACGCTCAACTTCGTGCCGTCCATCACGTTCGCGCTCGTCGGCGTGGGCTACTACGGGACCCAGTTCACCGCGGGCGACAGGGTGGAACTCGCCGCGCTGGCGCTCGTCGCGCTGGCGCTCGGGGTCCCGATACTCGCGTCCCTCGGGTGGCGGAACCGATACCGCGTCTCCGAGTTCGTCGTTTCGGCCGCGGTCCCGGTGGGACGGACGCTCGGCCGCGTCGTCCCCGGAGTCGCACCGCCGGACGAGACGGAGATTCGCGGCCAAATCGAGGGTTTCTTCGCCGCGCTGGAGCGCGTCGGGGGCGACCACCACAAGCTGGCGCTCGCGCTGTCGTTCTCGGCGCTCGGGTGGCTACTGCTGTCGGTGTCGCTGTGGCTCTCGTTGCTCGCGCTCGGTCACGCCGTCCCGTTCGCGGCCGCGCTGTTCATCGTCCCGCTCGGGAGCGTCGCGAGTATCACACCGTTGCCCGGCGGTCTCGGCGGCGTGGAATCCGCGCTAATTCTGCTCATCGTCCCCATCACCGGCGTCGATGCCGGGACCGCCGCGGCCGCCGCGGTCCTCCACCGCGGAGCGACGTACCTGCTACCGGTCTTGCTCGGCGGGAGCGCTACCGCCATGCTGGAGGCCGACAACGTCCACGAATCCGCGAGCGATTGA
- a CDS encoding 30S ribosomal protein S19e, which translates to MTTLYDVPADDLIDAVAANLEDRIDEPDWAKYTKTGESRELPPEQEDFWHRRAASLLRKVATDGPVGVERLSTEYGDKKDGSNRYQVAPEHRTDGSKKIIRTMLQQLEDEGLVDTEGSAGRIVTGEGRSLLDDVAGEVMEDLDRPELERYA; encoded by the coding sequence ATGACGACGCTCTACGACGTTCCCGCGGACGACCTCATCGACGCGGTCGCCGCGAACCTGGAGGACCGAATCGACGAACCCGACTGGGCCAAGTACACCAAAACCGGCGAGAGCCGCGAACTCCCGCCCGAACAGGAGGACTTCTGGCACCGGCGCGCCGCCAGTCTGCTCCGGAAGGTCGCCACCGACGGTCCCGTCGGCGTCGAGCGACTCTCGACCGAGTACGGCGACAAGAAGGACGGCTCGAACCGCTATCAGGTCGCTCCGGAACACCGCACGGACGGAAGCAAGAAGATAATCCGGACGATGCTCCAGCAACTCGAAGACGAGGGTCTCGTGGACACGGAGGGCAGCGCAGGCCGTATCGTGACCGGTGAGGGCCGCAGTCTGCTCGACGACGTCGCGGGCGAGGTCATGGAAGACCTCGACCGGCCGGAACTCGAACGCTACGCGTAG
- a CDS encoding DNA-binding protein yields the protein MSEQPDDERLEELRKQKMEEMQEQADQGEAQEQAQQQADAQKQAMLRKHLTDGARKRLNSVRMSKPDFADQVERQILALAQSGRVNGKIDEDKMKELLRELKPDSKSFNIRRR from the coding sequence ATGAGCGAACAGCCCGACGACGAGCGACTCGAAGAACTTCGCAAGCAGAAGATGGAGGAGATGCAGGAACAGGCCGACCAAGGTGAGGCTCAGGAACAGGCCCAACAGCAGGCCGACGCCCAGAAGCAGGCGATGCTCCGCAAGCACCTCACCGACGGCGCGCGCAAGCGGCTCAACTCCGTCCGGATGAGCAAGCCCGACTTCGCCGACCAAGTCGAGCGCCAGATTCTCGCGCTGGCCCAGAGCGGCCGCGTGAACGGTAAAATCGACGAGGACAAGATGAAGGAACTGCTCCGCGAACTCAAGCCCGACTCGAAGAGCTTCAACATCCGTCGTCGGTGA
- a CDS encoding alpha hydrolase: MDLGLLYSGGKDSTLAALLLDDFYDVTLVTATFGVADAWDHARRTAEELGFEFETVELDGDVAGEAVEQMVEDGYPRNGIQQVHLHALETVAEMEFHAVADGTRRDDRVPSVSRAQAQSLEDRHGVEYIVPLAGFGRGAVDALVEETLDVTVGPSEEIPKADYEDELRALLAREHGDDAVAEVFPDHTQTYVNGLL, translated from the coding sequence ATGGACCTCGGGCTACTCTACAGCGGCGGGAAGGACTCGACGCTCGCCGCCCTCCTGCTCGACGATTTCTACGACGTGACGCTCGTCACCGCCACGTTCGGCGTCGCGGACGCGTGGGACCACGCCCGCCGAACCGCCGAGGAACTCGGCTTCGAGTTCGAGACGGTCGAACTGGACGGCGACGTGGCCGGAGAAGCCGTCGAACAGATGGTCGAGGACGGCTACCCGCGTAACGGCATCCAGCAGGTCCACCTCCACGCGCTGGAGACGGTCGCCGAGATGGAGTTCCACGCGGTGGCCGACGGGACGCGCCGCGACGACCGAGTGCCGTCCGTCTCGCGCGCGCAGGCCCAGAGCCTCGAAGACCGCCACGGCGTCGAGTACATCGTCCCGCTGGCGGGGTTCGGGAGGGGCGCGGTCGATGCGCTGGTCGAGGAGACGCTCGACGTGACCGTCGGTCCCAGCGAGGAGATTCCGAAGGCCGACTACGAGGACGAACTTCGCGCGCTATTGGCCCGGGAACACGGCGACGACGCCGTGGCCGAGGTGTTCCCAGACCACACTCAGACGTACGTGAACGGTCTCCTATGA
- the hisS gene encoding histidine--tRNA ligase — MYDRIKGFRDFYPGEMGARRKTFDTVESTARQYGFREIGTPALERTQMYVDKSGEEIVEELYSFEDQGGRDVALTPELTPTVARMVVAKQQELSKPIKWFSTRPFWRYEEPQSGRKREFYQTNVDIFGSSAPESDAELLACAADALTGLGLTSEDFEFRVSHRDILGGLLEAFDADVDTEAAIRAVDKNEKVGEDEFYGLLNDAGLSYDQAREFDDLLDTPEDELDDLVAFAETERVESAVENLTEVLDAAADFGARDYCTLSLDTARGLDYYTGVVFECFDSTGDVNRSIFGGGRYDDLIEGFGGQPTPAVGFAVGDATLTLLLQRAGVWPDEELATDYYVLQVGDTRGVAAEVSRELRAAGHVVETDVSGRSFGAQLDYADSIGAETVVIVGEQDLADGNVTVKDMDSGEQTQVPVDDFPPEDVPRPTYEDFE; from the coding sequence ATGTACGACCGAATCAAGGGCTTCCGCGACTTCTATCCCGGCGAGATGGGCGCGCGCAGAAAGACGTTCGACACCGTCGAATCCACCGCGCGCCAGTACGGTTTCCGGGAGATTGGAACGCCCGCGCTGGAGCGCACGCAGATGTACGTGGACAAGAGCGGCGAGGAGATAGTCGAGGAACTGTACAGTTTCGAGGACCAAGGCGGCCGCGACGTGGCGCTGACCCCCGAACTCACGCCGACGGTCGCCCGGATGGTCGTGGCGAAACAACAGGAACTCTCCAAGCCCATCAAGTGGTTCTCGACCCGTCCGTTCTGGCGCTATGAGGAACCCCAGAGCGGCCGCAAGCGGGAGTTCTACCAGACCAACGTGGACATCTTCGGCTCGTCCGCTCCCGAGTCTGACGCCGAACTCCTCGCGTGCGCGGCGGACGCGCTCACGGGGCTGGGCCTGACTAGCGAGGACTTCGAGTTCCGGGTCAGCCACCGCGACATCCTCGGCGGTCTGTTGGAGGCCTTCGACGCGGACGTGGACACCGAGGCCGCGATTCGCGCCGTGGACAAGAACGAGAAGGTCGGCGAAGACGAGTTCTACGGCCTACTGAACGACGCCGGACTCTCCTACGACCAAGCCCGGGAGTTCGACGACCTACTCGACACACCCGAAGACGAACTCGACGACCTCGTGGCGTTCGCCGAAACGGAGCGGGTCGAGAGCGCGGTCGAGAACCTGACCGAGGTGCTGGACGCCGCCGCGGACTTCGGTGCCCGGGACTACTGTACGCTCTCGCTGGACACCGCGCGAGGACTGGACTACTACACCGGCGTCGTCTTCGAGTGCTTCGACTCGACCGGCGACGTGAACCGCTCTATCTTCGGTGGCGGGCGCTACGACGACCTCATCGAAGGGTTCGGCGGCCAGCCGACCCCCGCGGTCGGGTTCGCGGTCGGCGACGCGACGCTGACGCTCCTGCTCCAGCGCGCCGGCGTCTGGCCGGACGAGGAACTCGCGACCGACTACTACGTCCTACAGGTTGGTGACACCCGCGGCGTGGCCGCCGAGGTCTCGCGCGAGCTTCGGGCCGCGGGCCACGTCGTAGAGACCGACGTGTCGGGTCGAAGCTTCGGTGCGCAACTCGACTACGCGGACTCCATCGGCGCGGAGACGGTAGTCATCGTCGGCGAACAGGACCTCGCCGACGGGAACGTGACCGTCAAGGACATGGACTCGGGCGAGCAGACGCAGGTCCCCGTGGACGACTTCCCGCCCGAAGACGTTCCGCGGCCGACCTACGAGGACTTCGAGTAG
- a CDS encoding SHOCT domain-containing protein → MANSAVTLEKKRLIAVLSVLTFGLTALFAVVGLEFLVPTIFVLGFFIVVPLVALLGDSLPMVETDAEGVEVERETTPDDPVEQLRARYARGELTDAEFERRLERLLETEDAEATGSRERVFDRE, encoded by the coding sequence ATGGCCAACAGTGCCGTCACGCTCGAGAAGAAGCGACTGATTGCCGTGCTGTCGGTGCTGACGTTCGGTCTCACGGCGTTGTTCGCCGTCGTGGGGTTGGAGTTCCTCGTCCCGACTATCTTCGTCCTCGGGTTCTTCATCGTCGTGCCGTTAGTCGCCCTGCTGGGCGACTCCCTCCCGATGGTCGAAACCGACGCAGAGGGCGTCGAAGTCGAACGGGAGACGACCCCTGACGACCCGGTAGAGCAGCTGCGAGCGCGCTACGCGCGCGGCGAACTGACCGACGCGGAGTTCGAGCGGCGTCTCGAACGACTGCTAGAGACCGAGGACGCCGAGGCGACGGGGTCGAGAGAGCGCGTGTTCGACCGGGAGTGA